GGTGAGCGCGCCCTCGTTGAGCGACTTGCTGTCGTCGTACAGCGCGGACAGGTCGAAGTCGGTGACCGAGCCCATGCCCTCGCAGCGTGGGCACATGCCGCCGAGGCGGTTGAAGGTCGCTCGTTGGGTCTTCGTGGCACCGCGCTCGACCGTGATCGCGCCGCTCGCCCGGACCGAGGGAACGTTGAAGGAGAACGCGCTGGGCGGTCCGATGTACGGCTTCCCGAGTCGACTGAAGAGAATGCGCAGCATCGCGTTGGCGTCGGTGGCGGTGCCGACCGTGGAGCGGGCGTCGCCGCCCATCCGCTCCTGGTCGACGATGATCGCCGTCGTCAGCCCTTCCAGTACATCGACCTCGGGCCGGGCCAGCGTCGGCATGAAACCCTGCACGAAGGAGCTGTAGGTCTCGTTGATCAGCCGCTGCGACTCCGCGGCGATCGTGTCGAACACCAGCGAGCTCTTGCCCGAGCCGGAGACGCCGGTGAACACCGTCAGCCTTCGCTTCGGGATCTCGACGCTGACGTCCTTGAGGTTGTTCTCGCGCGCGCCGTGCACGCGGATCAGATCGTGGCTGTCGGCACCGTGCGGCGCAGGCGACTGCGCTTGCCTGCTCGTGGCCTTGCTCATCATGCCTCCATCTGTGGGCGGGCCGCCTTCGCGGTCCCCGGCGGCGGCGCCTGGCTCGATCTGACCGGCTTTCGCGCGATACGTCTGGTTCACCGTCTGCCGCGGGGTCGCGGCAACGGTCCCTGTCTACCTGATCGGCGGTGTCGGCCCGGTGGCCCGACTCCCGTCCGGGGTCGTGCTCGGCGCAGGAACCACGGTATCCGGGCCGACCGAGGCACCGGCCACCCGGACATCGACGCCGTGGGTGAGCCGGTGCTCGGTGGCGCGACGACGCTGAGCGCGGGAGCGGAGGTCGCCGCTCATCGGTCCTGGAGCAGCCCGAGGACGTTGCCGTCGGGGTCGGTGACGGTGGCCACCAGGCGGCCGCCACCCACGTCGTGCGCGGGCTCCTTCACGACGGCGCCCGCGGCGGTCACCTCGGCCAGCTTTGCCTCGATGTCCGGCACGTGCCAGTAGGCGACCGGCGAGGTCATGCCCTGCGGTCCACCGGCCGGCACCAGCCCGATCTGCTGGCCCGCGACCTCGAAGCCGACGTAGTAGGACGAGTCGGTCTGCGGCGCCACGCCCAGCAGGGCGGCGTACACCGCCTTCGCCTTCGTCAGGTCGGACACGGGATGCAGCACGGTCTTGATTCCCTGGACGGAAGAGTCAGTCATGATCACTCCTGCAGTGGTAGGAGGGCGAGTTCGGACACCGGCGATGTCCATGGCGATCAGGCTAGTTTCGGCTCCCCGACGCGTGCTTCTTGATTCCTGATCGATCTCGTCCGCGCCCACCGACGACCCTCGGCGGCGCCGCAAATACGGTGGCGGGCCGCACGTGAGTAGGGTTCCCTGCCGCCATGCCCACCGATCGCGTCGATTCGTACTTCCTCTGCGCCACCCCGCGCACCGGGAGCTCACTACTGCTCGGGTTGCTGGAGTCCACCGGTGTCGCAGGCCGTCCCCAGGCGTACTTTCGGGCACCGGACGAACCGCTGTGGGCCGATCGATGGCAGCTCCCCCGCACCGCCGGCGGCGGGTTCGACTATGCGGACTACCTGGCCGCGGCGCTGGTCGCCGGCCGGACCGACAACGGCGTGTTCGGCGCGAAGCTCATGTGGGGAACGCTGGACGAACTGGTCGACAAGCTCGCGGCGATCCACCCGGACCGGAGAGGCGACGATGCCGCGCTCCTGGACCGGGCCTTCGGCCACACCCGCTTCGTGTTCCTGCGCCGCGACGACGTACTGGCCCAAGCGGTGTCCTGGCTCCGCGCGGAGCAGACCGCGACGTGGTTCATCGGCGGCCACGGGGAGATCAGCGGCAGCGCCGGCAACGGACGGGCACCCAGCTACGACGCCGGCGGCATCCGACACCTCATCGACGTGATCAGCAAGCACAACGCGGCCTGGGAGGCCTGGTTCGCCTCCTGCGG
This sequence is a window from Micromonospora sp. NBRC 110009. Protein-coding genes within it:
- a CDS encoding VOC family protein, yielding MTDSSVQGIKTVLHPVSDLTKAKAVYAALLGVAPQTDSSYYVGFEVAGQQIGLVPAGGPQGMTSPVAYWHVPDIEAKLAEVTAAGAVVKEPAHDVGGGRLVATVTDPDGNVLGLLQDR
- a CDS encoding Stf0 family sulfotransferase, which gives rise to MPTDRVDSYFLCATPRTGSSLLLGLLESTGVAGRPQAYFRAPDEPLWADRWQLPRTAGGGFDYADYLAAALVAGRTDNGVFGAKLMWGTLDELVDKLAAIHPDRRGDDAALLDRAFGHTRFVFLRRDDVLAQAVSWLRAEQTATWFIGGHGEISGSAGNGRAPSYDAGGIRHLIDVISKHNAAWEAWFASCGIRPHLVRYEELDADMIATTRSILDFLGLDPPEGVAIAARHQRQADELNQQWIKRYRGSGGQRLSNG